TAATCCCCTTGAAAACCATTCCTCAGCCACATTCATCAAACCAGTCAGCATACGTTTGAAGCGAAAATTGACGATCCTCGTATCAAACTCTGCTTGTGAATAATGATATTGATCTAACCATTGTCTCGGTATATAACGACGTCCCCTATGTTGATCTTCTCCTACATCCCGGATAATGTTCACAATCTGCATTGCTTTTCCAAGATAGACTCCCGCAAGTTCCACCTCACTTGAAGGGTGGTCATGAAGAACAGGCAGAAGCATCTCCCCAACAGAACCTGCGACTCTTTCACAGTATAATTCGAGTTCTTCCATTGTTTCATAGTGTGTTAGAGTAGCATCCATTTTCTGACCGGATATTTGCTTAAAAAAGGGGGCCTTTGAAATAGGAAAACTGCTAAAAAGCCACCTTAAACATGGCCAGATAAAATGACCTTCTGCACTATCCAAATGATCGAATAATGTTTCTAATTCGCTTAATGTATAAGGGGAGGATTCCGGCTCATCTACAGAGTCATCAATCATTCTACAAAATGCATAGATTACAAACACTGCTTCTTTTCTTGGTGAAGGCAAAAATCGAAAAGCTGAATAAAAGCTTGCAGAATGCTTTTTCATCAATTCCTCACAGGCTGAAATTAAGTTTGAATCAATCACACTCTCAACTCCTTTTCTATTAGCTCACTTAATAGTCGCGCCCCTTGTAGAACAATCGGTATTCCACCGCCAGGGTGGATAGAGGCACCCACGCTGTACAATCTATCAATCTTAAAAGGTGATATCTGCGGTCTAAATCCTCCTGATTGAAATAAACTAGGGGCAATTCCAAAGCTTCCCCCTTGATATAAGCCATCACGAATGGAATCTGCCGGGGTCCTAATCTCCATCCATTCCACCGCTTTTCGCAATCCTGGAAAATGTTTTTCTGCTCTTGTTAACACCTGCTCAGCCAGCATTGGTCCTGATGTTTCCCAATCAATTTGCTCTCCTGATGGAACTGGAATAAGAAAATAGAGAACACTTTCCCCTGATGGAGCTGCTTCATCCTCTAATGCAACTGGATTAAAAACATAATAGGATGGATCTTCAGGTACTTTTTTCGTTTTAAACACTTCCGTCATATTTTTTTCAAAATCCTTCGGCAAAAAGAATTGGTGTGCCTTTGCCTGCGGAAATCTCTCGGACACACCAAGATAAACCAACACACAACCAGAGGAAGGGATAAATTTCTTCCCCGTTTTCTTTTTTTCGATCAGGGTATACAAATGAGGAAAATCGCCATTAAAAATAACAGCATCATAGAGATTCGTTTTGTTATCCACAGACAAACCTTTGCATACGTGTTCCTCAATCAGCAGGCGGTCCACTTTTGATTGGAGTTTTATTTTAACTCCTTGCTTTTTACAGGCACTTTCTAGTATCGGAATAAGACTCGCGTATCCTCCCTTTAAATACCAAATACCATGGGCATGTTCACTATAAGAAACTAATCCGTATAATGCCGGCACTTCATACGGCGATCCGCCAATATATAAAGATTGTAAAGAGTAAGCCTCTTGAAGTTTAGGATGAGAAAAATATGAGGCATTAAAATTCTTTAAGGTTTTGTATGCTTTGGATTGTGCTAAAAGTTTAATATTTTCTATCGTTAAGAAGTCTTGCTTCCCTTTAAATGTCTTGCCCAGAAATGCTTCCATCCCTAATTCGAAGACGGTAGCCATATCTGAAAGGTATTTTAATAGATTTTTTGATTCCCCAGGAAACTTCAACTCTAATTCTCTAAGCTGTGTTGGTAAATCTCTATACTTCGTAAACGTTGTACCATCATGAAAATGAAGATCATATAATGGTTCACACGGAAGCAACGGAACCTCTTCTTTCGGTATCCCAGCCTCTTCTAAAACACTTAACAAAAGTTCCGGTAAAAGGACGATCGTTGGCCCCTGGTCAATTCGGTAGCGGCCGTTCTCTTGGTAGGTCAGTCTGCCACCTACATGGTTTTCCTTTTCATAAATGGTTACTTGGTGTCCCTTTCTGGAAAGGAGCAAGGCAGATACTAACCCACCGACCCCTGCACCTACAATGGCTATATCCATAATTCAGGCTCCCTCCGGTCTAAAGCTTGTTGCTTCTCTTTATTCATGGTAGTAGTTTCCATATATTGATGGTTTAATAGAGTCGCACTGATTTTGGCTGATTCAAAAATGGTTGGTAAGCCACTGCCAGGGTGGGTTCCTCCTCCTACCAAGTAACAATGGTCTACATCCTCAAATTTATTATGGGGACGGAAGTACATCATTTGACTAAGGTTGTGAGCAAGACTAAACGTTGCTCCTTTATAGACGTATATTTCGTTTTGCCAATCAAGTGGCGTAATGATTTTTTCCACTTCAATATGCGCTCTAATATCTTGTAATTCAGGCTCTTGTTCAAGACGAGACAGGATCTTTTCCCTTATACCTTGCTTTTGTTCCTCCCAATTAATATCTGACTGTAAATTAGGAACTGGCATAAGCACATATAAAGCTGACTTACCTTCTGGCGCTAAAGTTGGGTCAAGCTTTGATGGATTGTGAACATAAATGGATGGATCTTCAGATAATTTCATCTCCTTGGTCATCTCGTCTACGTTCTGTTTATAATCCTCTGCAAAAAGAATAGTGTGATGCGGCATATGCAACGGTTTATCAATGCCCAAATACAGCATAAAAGTGGAGCAAGAAAGTTTCTTTTTTTCGAGATTCTCTTTGCGATATTTCTTTAAATCACTTTGTTGAAAAAGGTTAGTTGCTGCATGGCCGAAATCAGCATTAATTATGACATCATCTGAAGGAACCACTTCTCCGTTTTCAAGAAGAACTCCTACTGCCTTCTTCTCCTTAACCAACACTTGCTTAACACCAGTTCCCGTATAAATTTTCCCTCCATACTCCTTAATCACTTTTGCCATTGCATCACACAGCTGATTCACTCCTCCAATTGGATGAAACAATCCATAACGGTGTTCTAAATAAGAAAGAATGGTAAAGGTTCCCGGACATTCCCAGGGTGACATCCCCAGATACTTTGCTTGAAAGGAAAAGGCCCATTTCAGCCTCTCATCATTGAAATAATTAGATAAACGGCCATA
The window above is part of the Bacillus sp. SORGH_AS_0510 genome. Proteins encoded here:
- a CDS encoding phytoene/squalene synthase family protein, translated to MIDSNLISACEELMKKHSASFYSAFRFLPSPRKEAVFVIYAFCRMIDDSVDEPESSPYTLSELETLFDHLDSAEGHFIWPCLRWLFSSFPISKAPFFKQISGQKMDATLTHYETMEELELYCERVAGSVGEMLLPVLHDHPSSEVELAGVYLGKAMQIVNIIRDVGEDQHRGRRYIPRQWLDQYHYSQAEFDTRIVNFRFKRMLTGLMNVAEEWFSRGLENIDTYPEKSAFAIKLAAGYYAAIMEAVRQNEYQVYTKRAIVSDKKKKLILLGTLQGSDQQAVHSIEA
- a CDS encoding NAD(P)/FAD-dependent oxidoreductase is translated as MDIAIVGAGVGGLVSALLLSRKGHQVTIYEKENHVGGRLTYQENGRYRIDQGPTIVLLPELLLSVLEEAGIPKEEVPLLPCEPLYDLHFHDGTTFTKYRDLPTQLRELELKFPGESKNLLKYLSDMATVFELGMEAFLGKTFKGKQDFLTIENIKLLAQSKAYKTLKNFNASYFSHPKLQEAYSLQSLYIGGSPYEVPALYGLVSYSEHAHGIWYLKGGYASLIPILESACKKQGVKIKLQSKVDRLLIEEHVCKGLSVDNKTNLYDAVIFNGDFPHLYTLIEKKKTGKKFIPSSGCVLVYLGVSERFPQAKAHQFFLPKDFEKNMTEVFKTKKVPEDPSYYVFNPVALEDEAAPSGESVLYFLIPVPSGEQIDWETSGPMLAEQVLTRAEKHFPGLRKAVEWMEIRTPADSIRDGLYQGGSFGIAPSLFQSGGFRPQISPFKIDRLYSVGASIHPGGGIPIVLQGARLLSELIEKELRV
- a CDS encoding NAD(P)/FAD-dependent oxidoreductase, whose translation is MSKSKKVTVIGAGPGGLAVSMLLAAKGYEVVIYEKQAYIGGRTSRLTLGDYNFDLGPTFFMMPSILEEIFQMSGRQLQDYVEIQEINPLYTLKFNNLSFSPTRNYQEMIHEMERIFPGNGAGYDQFMKIEGEKFERVTKLLQQPFTKITDLITRNMVSALPKLNAFDTVYGRLSNYFNDERLKWAFSFQAKYLGMSPWECPGTFTILSYLEHRYGLFHPIGGVNQLCDAMAKVIKEYGGKIYTGTGVKQVLVKEKKAVGVLLENGEVVPSDDVIINADFGHAATNLFQQSDLKKYRKENLEKKKLSCSTFMLYLGIDKPLHMPHHTILFAEDYKQNVDEMTKEMKLSEDPSIYVHNPSKLDPTLAPEGKSALYVLMPVPNLQSDINWEEQKQGIREKILSRLEQEPELQDIRAHIEVEKIITPLDWQNEIYVYKGATFSLAHNLSQMMYFRPHNKFEDVDHCYLVGGGTHPGSGLPTIFESAKISATLLNHQYMETTTMNKEKQQALDRREPELWI